From the Acidimicrobiales bacterium genome, one window contains:
- a CDS encoding FliM/FliN family flagellar motor switch protein, with amino-acid sequence MTEAATPQTAPNDELNPAEGLHVVSSVPESSAVAEAVFSPKIAMLGDVELRVDVVLGRARCTLQELLSIRPSQTIELDRQRNSPVEILVNSKPFALGEIVVIDETNLGVRVLEILETTFVAPGRSA; translated from the coding sequence ATGACCGAGGCCGCGACCCCGCAGACCGCGCCGAACGACGAGCTCAACCCCGCCGAGGGGCTGCACGTCGTGTCGAGCGTCCCCGAGAGCAGCGCCGTAGCGGAGGCCGTCTTCTCGCCGAAGATCGCGATGCTCGGCGACGTCGAGCTGCGCGTCGACGTCGTCCTCGGGCGTGCCCGCTGCACCCTGCAGGAGCTGCTCAGCATCCGCCCGAGCCAGACGATCGAGCTCGACCGCCAGCGCAACAGCCCCGTCGAGATCCTCGTGAACTCCAAGCCCTTCGCCCTCGGCGAGATCGTGGTGATCGACGAGACCAACCTCGGCGTGCGCGTCCTCGAGATCCTCGAGACCACCTTCGTCGCCCCCGGGCGGTCGGCGTGA
- the fliG gene encoding flagellar motor switch protein FliG translates to MNAVLTMAQKAAVVLVQLDDSRANLVLRNMSEAEVTLLMQEVARLPTMTESVVAAVIGELGETTESLLQVRQGGLDAAARLLRDRLGNARAEEILADLDRIAIDHPLAFMNQIDPLQVIGYIAEEHPQTIAIIIAHLEPDNAARLMERLADQLRAEVARRVAKMAALPPSVVLKVAAELESRLSSFVRGGGVATQEVGGIQRMVGILNNTDRATEKQILADLEGKDPEIAEAIRHEMFVFDDLLALTDPDLQLILRSVPVKTIALSLKGKDPSIIERFKTNLSERNAMDLQEDFETLGAQRQSLVEHAEAELIRQARSLAEAGDINIERGDDELVA, encoded by the coding sequence ATGAACGCGGTGCTCACGATGGCCCAGAAGGCCGCCGTCGTCCTCGTGCAGCTCGACGACTCGCGGGCGAACCTCGTGCTGCGCAACATGAGCGAGGCGGAGGTGACGCTGCTCATGCAGGAGGTGGCGCGCCTGCCGACGATGACCGAGAGCGTCGTGGCGGCGGTGATCGGAGAGCTCGGCGAGACCACCGAGTCCCTCCTCCAGGTCCGCCAGGGCGGCCTCGACGCGGCGGCGCGGCTGCTGCGCGACCGCCTCGGCAACGCCCGCGCCGAGGAGATCCTCGCCGACCTCGACCGCATCGCGATCGATCACCCGCTCGCCTTCATGAACCAGATCGACCCGCTGCAGGTGATCGGCTACATCGCCGAGGAGCACCCGCAGACGATCGCGATCATCATCGCCCACCTCGAGCCGGACAACGCCGCCCGGCTGATGGAGCGTCTCGCCGACCAGCTGCGTGCCGAGGTCGCCCGCCGGGTCGCGAAGATGGCCGCGCTCCCCCCCTCGGTCGTGCTGAAGGTCGCCGCCGAGCTCGAGAGCCGCCTCTCCTCGTTCGTGCGCGGCGGCGGTGTCGCCACCCAGGAGGTCGGCGGCATCCAGCGCATGGTCGGGATCCTCAACAACACCGACCGCGCGACCGAGAAGCAGATCCTCGCCGACCTCGAGGGCAAGGACCCCGAGATCGCCGAGGCGATCCGTCACGAGATGTTCGTCTTCGACGACCTCCTCGCCCTCACCGACCCCGACCTGCAGCTCATCTTGCGCAGCGTGCCGGTGAAGACGATCGCCCTCTCGTTGAAGGGGAAGGACCCCTCGATCATCGAGCGCTTCAAGACGAACCTCTCCGAGCGCAACGCGATGGACCTGCAGGAGGACTTCGAGACCCTCGGCGCCCAGCGTCAGTCGCTCGTCGAGCACGCCGAGGCCGAGCTCATCCGCCAGGCGCGCTCGCTCGCCGAGGCCGGCGACATCAACATCGAACGGGGTGACGATGAGCTCGTCGCCTAG
- the fliF gene encoding flagellar basal-body MS-ring/collar protein FliF: MAIVPASNFDQMRDSARRFASGFTRGQKAVTLGALAVVGLIGIVFMSLSGKPTYSILFTNLQASDAGAITQQLSADHVPYQLQSGGSTILVPQNAVDQERLAAAQAGLPAQSTVGLSLLDKEGLTTSELTQQADYLRALQGELEQTINSIQGVQGSQVSIAMAANQTFVLGNTNPTGASVLIDLSPNHALTYNQVQAITSLVASAVPGLTAGNVTVADSSGNLLAGPGVSDNGGQQTNAEAAYDDATAAKVEAYLTGVVGSGNADVQVNAQLDFDQVQTSTQSLVAGANGKPLTSCSSTQSTTTKYTGSGTPPGSSLSTSTSGSGNYTQTQKQQTCETGSQTSTVTQAPGTVKQQAVAVLVNSHALPHGLSLATLRQGVAAASGITTSRGDVLSFSSAPFAIAPAAKAVKASPLATFAKPGAAFLLLVIALFLLLRASKRARRNAANADPMVDASAFEQYYALPQELPTGELPSVRTAGLPARSMTSLQEIVDNQPEEVARVLTGWLGQRNR; this comes from the coding sequence ATGGCGATCGTCCCCGCCTCCAACTTCGACCAGATGCGCGACAGCGCCCGGCGCTTCGCCTCGGGCTTCACCCGCGGGCAGAAGGCGGTCACCCTCGGCGCGCTCGCGGTCGTCGGCCTCATCGGGATCGTCTTCATGTCGCTCTCGGGGAAGCCGACCTACTCGATCCTGTTCACCAACCTGCAGGCCTCCGACGCCGGCGCGATCACCCAGCAGCTGAGCGCCGACCACGTCCCCTACCAGCTGCAGAGCGGCGGCAGCACGATCCTCGTGCCGCAGAACGCCGTCGACCAGGAGCGCCTCGCGGCGGCCCAGGCCGGCCTGCCGGCGCAGAGCACCGTCGGCCTCTCGCTCCTCGACAAGGAGGGCCTCACGACCTCCGAGCTCACCCAGCAGGCGGACTACCTGCGGGCGCTGCAGGGCGAGCTCGAACAGACGATCAACTCGATCCAGGGCGTGCAGGGCTCCCAGGTCTCGATCGCGATGGCCGCCAACCAGACCTTCGTCCTCGGCAACACCAACCCGACGGGCGCCTCGGTGCTCATCGACCTCTCCCCCAACCACGCCCTCACCTACAACCAGGTGCAGGCGATCACCTCGCTCGTCGCCTCGGCGGTGCCCGGGCTCACCGCCGGCAACGTCACCGTCGCCGACTCGAGCGGCAACCTCCTCGCCGGCCCCGGGGTGAGCGACAACGGCGGCCAGCAGACCAACGCCGAGGCCGCCTACGACGACGCCACGGCCGCCAAGGTCGAGGCCTACCTCACCGGCGTCGTCGGCTCGGGGAACGCGGACGTGCAGGTGAACGCGCAGCTCGACTTCGACCAGGTGCAGACGAGCACCCAGAGCCTCGTCGCCGGCGCCAACGGCAAGCCCCTCACGAGCTGCAGCAGCACCCAGAGCACGACGACGAAGTACACCGGCAGCGGCACGCCGCCCGGCAGCTCGCTCAGCACCTCGACCTCGGGGAGCGGCAACTACACCCAGACCCAGAAGCAGCAGACCTGTGAGACCGGCAGCCAGACCTCGACGGTCACCCAGGCGCCGGGCACGGTGAAGCAGCAGGCCGTCGCCGTCCTCGTGAACTCCCACGCGCTCCCCCACGGCCTCTCGCTCGCCACCTTGCGGCAGGGGGTCGCCGCCGCGTCCGGCATCACCACGAGTCGCGGCGACGTCCTCAGCTTCTCCTCCGCCCCCTTCGCGATCGCGCCGGCCGCGAAGGCCGTGAAGGCGAGCCCGCTCGCCACCTTCGCCAAGCCGGGCGCCGCTTTCCTCCTCCTCGTGATCGCGCTCTTCCTCCTCTTGCGGGCGTCCAAGCGGGCACGGCGCAACGCCGCCAACGCCGACCCGATGGTCGACGCCTCGGCCTTCGAGCAGTACTACGCGCTCCCCCAGGAGCTCCCGACCGGCGAGCTCCCCTCGGTGCGCACCGCCGGCCTGCCGGCGCGCAGCATGACCTCGCTGCAGGAGATCGTCGACAACCAGCCCGAGGAGGTCGCCCGCGTCCTCACCGGATGGCTCGGGCAGCGGAACCGATGA
- a CDS encoding NlpC/P60 family protein, with translation MTDTLDALQSWMTQLQSNLDTLPGVLQQAAPSGDFASVLAGVQAEFSGGPLAPPAAATTPAAPATTEGTPPDGEQVVGAAAQFLGVPYQWGGTSPQGFDCSGLVQYVYGQLGVTLPRTSQEQATVGTPVDSLADAQPGDLVFFPGDDGTTTAPGHVGIYVGNGQMIDAPQTGDVVRVQPVGDPVAIRRVLPATATAAAGAPATTGAAAGGYQVPAALAPDFLQAAATHHVPVQLLTAVAYEESGFDPNAQSAAGAEGLMQLMPSTASGLGVDPLDPAQAINGAAQLLSGYLSQYQSVPLALAAYNAGPAAVATAGNTVPQIPETQAYVSNILGLIGGQLS, from the coding sequence ATGACCGACACCCTCGACGCGCTGCAGAGCTGGATGACCCAGCTGCAGAGCAACCTCGACACCCTCCCGGGCGTCCTCCAGCAGGCGGCGCCGTCGGGCGACTTCGCCTCGGTGCTTGCCGGCGTGCAGGCCGAGTTCTCAGGCGGCCCCCTCGCCCCCCCGGCCGCGGCGACCACCCCTGCCGCCCCCGCGACGACCGAGGGCACTCCCCCCGACGGCGAGCAGGTCGTCGGCGCGGCGGCGCAGTTCCTCGGCGTGCCCTACCAGTGGGGCGGGACGAGCCCGCAGGGCTTCGACTGCTCGGGCCTCGTGCAGTACGTCTACGGCCAGCTCGGCGTCACCCTGCCCCGCACCAGCCAGGAGCAGGCCACCGTCGGCACCCCCGTCGACAGCCTCGCCGACGCCCAGCCGGGCGACCTTGTCTTCTTCCCCGGCGACGACGGCACCACCACCGCCCCGGGCCACGTCGGCATCTACGTCGGCAACGGCCAGATGATCGACGCCCCACAGACCGGGGACGTCGTGCGCGTGCAGCCCGTCGGCGACCCGGTCGCGATCCGTCGCGTCCTGCCCGCCACCGCGACGGCCGCCGCGGGCGCCCCCGCGACGACCGGCGCCGCGGCGGGCGGCTACCAGGTCCCCGCCGCCCTCGCCCCCGACTTCCTGCAGGCCGCCGCCACCCACCACGTGCCGGTGCAGCTGCTGACCGCCGTCGCCTACGAGGAGTCGGGCTTCGACCCCAACGCGCAGAGCGCGGCCGGCGCCGAGGGCCTGATGCAGCTGATGCCCTCGACGGCCTCCGGGCTCGGGGTCGACCCCCTCGACCCCGCGCAGGCGATCAACGGCGCCGCGCAACTGCTCTCCGGCTACCTCAGCCAGTACCAGTCGGTGCCGCTCGCCCTCGCCGCCTACAACGCCGGGCCGGCCGCGGTCGCCACCGCGGGTAACACCGTTCCGCAGATCCCCGAGACCCAGGCCTACGTCTCAAACATCCTCGGTCTGATCGGAGGCCAGCTCTCATGA
- a CDS encoding flagellar FliJ family protein, producing the protein MATRYEFRLAGVLRLRRAEYDQAAIALERSNALLRSLIAERDAATARCRALGSAPTGHTREDFLAGRQATEHAAAGQLAAAARVNVAAAEAALARITWAGAHRNVAALERLDERRREEWSLESARLERLELDELATVAFVREHAEGSVA; encoded by the coding sequence ATGGCCACCCGCTACGAGTTCCGCCTCGCCGGCGTGCTGCGGCTGCGCCGCGCCGAGTACGACCAGGCGGCGATTGCCCTCGAGCGCTCGAACGCGCTGCTGCGCAGCCTGATCGCGGAGCGGGACGCGGCGACGGCGCGCTGCCGGGCACTCGGGTCGGCACCGACTGGCCATACCAGGGAGGACTTCCTCGCCGGCCGGCAGGCGACCGAGCACGCCGCCGCCGGTCAGCTCGCCGCCGCGGCGCGCGTCAACGTCGCCGCCGCCGAAGCGGCGCTCGCCCGCATCACCTGGGCGGGCGCCCACCGCAACGTCGCCGCCCTCGAGCGCCTCGACGAGCGGCGGCGCGAGGAGTGGAGCCTCGAGTCCGCCCGCCTCGAGCGCCTCGAGCTCGACGAGCTCGCGACGGTGGCCTTCGTCCGCGAGCACGCCGAGGGGAGCGTCGCCTGA
- a CDS encoding flagellar hook-basal body complex protein, with protein sequence MAERSILAAVSGIDANQTYLDSVANDIANADTVGFKSENVQFQDLLAEQISGGAAPTTGGAGINPVSIGSGVRVGANTVDLSEGSLEATGQATDVAIQGAGYLVTDTNGQIGYTRDGSLTIDGNGNLATQYGGLVQGWQANGAGTVNTNAPTSAIRIPAGETIPAQATTELTLGGNLPAWSGVGTQPTATTTLNAYDSLGNAVAVTLTFTGVAGSANNWTVSGSVLAPNGTTDNLWATNPNVAFNPANGQVSAVTVGGTPVAPGTDGSIALPVGTMPAGYTFPAGDNWKINFPPPNSSSAVTQFAGQQTVGLQTQDGHSAGSLESFSIGGDGTITGSFSDGTTLALGEIALASFTNPSGLTDAGNGTYQVTPNSGQPSVGTAGTGGRGELLGGELEQSNVNLGTELTNLINAQESYDANTKVLTTSQQVIQSLESAA encoded by the coding sequence ATGGCCGAACGTTCGATCCTCGCCGCCGTCTCCGGCATCGACGCCAACCAGACCTACCTGGACAGCGTCGCCAACGACATCGCCAACGCCGACACCGTCGGCTTCAAGTCCGAGAACGTCCAGTTCCAGGACCTCCTCGCCGAGCAGATCTCCGGCGGCGCCGCTCCCACCACGGGCGGCGCCGGCATCAACCCGGTGAGCATCGGCTCGGGTGTGCGCGTGGGCGCGAACACCGTCGACCTCTCCGAGGGCTCCCTCGAGGCCACCGGGCAGGCGACCGACGTCGCGATCCAGGGCGCCGGCTACCTCGTCACCGACACCAACGGCCAGATCGGCTACACCCGCGACGGCAGCCTGACGATCGACGGCAACGGCAACCTCGCCACCCAGTACGGGGGGCTCGTGCAGGGCTGGCAGGCGAACGGGGCGGGCACCGTGAACACCAACGCCCCGACCTCGGCGATCCGCATCCCCGCCGGCGAGACGATCCCGGCGCAGGCGACGACCGAGCTCACCCTCGGCGGCAACCTCCCCGCCTGGAGCGGTGTCGGCACCCAGCCGACGGCGACCACCACCTTGAACGCCTACGACTCGCTCGGCAACGCGGTCGCGGTGACCCTCACCTTCACCGGCGTAGCGGGTTCGGCCAACAACTGGACGGTCTCGGGCTCGGTGCTCGCGCCGAACGGCACGACCGACAACCTCTGGGCCACCAACCCGAACGTCGCCTTCAACCCAGCCAACGGCCAGGTCTCGGCGGTCACGGTCGGCGGCACCCCGGTCGCGCCGGGCACCGACGGCTCGATCGCCCTCCCCGTCGGAACGATGCCCGCCGGCTACACCTTCCCCGCCGGGGACAACTGGAAGATCAACTTCCCGCCGCCGAACTCCTCCTCCGCGGTGACCCAGTTCGCCGGCCAACAGACGGTCGGCCTGCAGACCCAGGACGGCCACTCCGCCGGCAGCCTCGAGAGCTTCTCGATCGGCGGCGACGGCACCATCACCGGCTCGTTCTCCGACGGCACGACGCTCGCCCTCGGTGAGATCGCCCTCGCCTCGTTCACCAATCCGAGCGGCCTCACCGACGCCGGCAACGGCACCTACCAGGTGACCCCGAACTCCGGCCAGCCCTCCGTCGGCACCGCCGGCACGGGCGGGCGCGGTGAGCTCCTCGGCGGCGAGCTCGAGCAGTCGAACGTCAACCTCGGCACCGAGCTCACCAACCTCATCAACGCACAGGAGTCCTACGACGCCAACACCAAGGTCCTCACCACCTCCCAGCAGGTGATCCAGTCGCTCGAGAGCGCGGCGTGA
- a CDS encoding FliI/YscN family ATPase, with the protein MSLFSSAALDDLLRAAVRPQRSGRVSRVIGLRVEVEGLEAAVSDAVMIRRPDGSLLPAEVVAVQGQSLACMPLGELRGVRFGDRVDSCGGPLAVRVGSGLLGRVVDGLGVPIDDGPPLRNFAEVSVVTAPPHPLRRELVDTQLPLGVRAIDTAIPCGRGQRLGIFAGSGVGKSSLLSMIVRGTTAPVCVLALIGERGREVSEFIQRDLGEEGLARSVVVVATSDQPALVRIKASFTATRIAEWFRDQGHDVVLMMDSLTRFAMAQREVGLSAGEPPATRGYPPSVFSLLPQLLERAGAAERGSITGLYTVLVEGDDMNEPIADAARSILDGHLVLSRRLATAGHFPSIEILDSISRLESVILTNEQRALVIELRRLLAAYRDNKDLIEIGAYSVGANALTDRAIELRPFIEAFLRQDRGLTADLDNSWAMLEALLAPASEAA; encoded by the coding sequence ATGAGCCTGTTCTCCTCGGCCGCCCTCGACGACCTGCTGCGCGCCGCCGTCCGCCCGCAGCGGAGCGGCCGGGTGAGCCGCGTCATCGGGCTGCGCGTCGAGGTGGAGGGCCTCGAGGCCGCCGTCTCGGACGCGGTGATGATCCGCCGCCCCGACGGCAGCCTCCTCCCCGCGGAGGTCGTCGCCGTGCAGGGCCAGAGCCTCGCCTGCATGCCGCTCGGCGAGCTGCGCGGCGTGCGCTTCGGCGACCGCGTCGACTCCTGCGGCGGCCCGCTCGCGGTGCGCGTCGGCTCGGGGCTGCTTGGCCGCGTCGTCGACGGCCTCGGCGTGCCGATCGACGACGGCCCGCCGCTGCGCAACTTCGCCGAGGTGAGCGTGGTCACCGCGCCCCCCCACCCGCTGCGCCGCGAGCTAGTCGACACCCAGCTGCCGCTCGGCGTGCGGGCGATCGACACCGCGATCCCCTGCGGCCGGGGGCAGCGCCTCGGGATCTTCGCCGGCTCGGGCGTCGGCAAATCGAGCCTGCTCTCGATGATCGTGCGCGGCACGACGGCGCCGGTCTGCGTCCTCGCCCTCATCGGCGAGCGCGGCCGGGAGGTCAGCGAGTTCATCCAGCGCGACCTCGGCGAGGAGGGCCTCGCCCGTTCGGTCGTCGTCGTCGCCACCTCGGACCAGCCGGCGCTCGTGCGCATCAAGGCCTCATTCACCGCGACGCGCATCGCCGAGTGGTTCCGCGACCAGGGCCACGACGTCGTGTTGATGATGGACAGCCTCACCCGCTTCGCGATGGCCCAGCGCGAGGTCGGCCTCTCCGCCGGCGAGCCGCCGGCGACGCGCGGCTACCCACCGTCGGTCTTCTCGCTCCTCCCCCAGCTCCTCGAGCGGGCGGGGGCCGCAGAGCGCGGCAGCATCACCGGCCTCTACACCGTGCTCGTCGAGGGCGACGACATGAACGAGCCGATCGCCGACGCTGCCCGCTCGATCCTCGACGGCCACCTCGTGCTCTCCCGCCGCCTCGCGACCGCCGGGCACTTCCCGAGCATCGAGATCCTCGATTCGATCTCCCGCCTCGAGTCGGTGATCCTCACCAACGAGCAGCGGGCGCTCGTGATCGAGCTGCGGCGCCTGCTCGCCGCCTACCGGGACAACAAGGACCTCATCGAGATCGGCGCCTACTCGGTGGGCGCGAACGCCCTCACCGACCGCGCCATCGAGCTCCGCCCGTTCATCGAGGCCTTCCTCCGTCAGGACCGGGGCCTCACCGCCGACCTCGACAACTCCTGGGCGATGCTCGAAGCGCTGCTCGCGCCGGCGAGCGAGGCCGCCTGA
- a CDS encoding flagellar hook-length control protein FliK, translating to MIVLPLNDAASERPVPTAHEQGAAEGAASAPSPFSKLLEHASTPDAGDGSAPQVPAGDAGRGGPAGRGGAEGAAASATAAPTSAPADPTPLPAPSAPTGRAPATTPTVDKRGHRTAADATGAPAPAGETAVALTVAVAGASVAANAAAPATPPAARAAPGATGARVVPALSAATAATATGAGRSPAVTSGTLPTTRVTRGLPDSAPGASRPPTADTSGAAAVPSTGRVPAAQPSGAPAPSPAAPGATPVDTAPAVTAAHPVSPTHAAAASTATSAAPSAPTAGAGAVPGTPAPPATRLEAGAPSPTTSAPATGAAAGTNELPGVASQLMSVLSPVRHGTDGTQSLTIALHPEGLGTVRATVTVDNDQLVVRLAPTSAAGESAIRAALPDLHSGLNGDSARPAVVVLQSGTSGGGGGAASGGGSGAFDGQRAPDAAPASRPAGASPAPGQATAAPASHTTIPSGGRSSLLDLRL from the coding sequence ATGATCGTGCTCCCCCTGAACGACGCCGCCAGCGAGCGACCGGTGCCCACCGCCCACGAGCAGGGCGCGGCCGAGGGCGCGGCCAGCGCGCCGAGCCCCTTCTCAAAGCTCCTCGAGCACGCCAGCACCCCGGACGCAGGCGACGGCTCCGCGCCGCAGGTGCCGGCCGGCGACGCCGGGCGCGGCGGGCCGGCGGGCCGCGGCGGTGCCGAGGGTGCCGCCGCGAGCGCGACCGCCGCCCCGACGTCCGCACCGGCCGACCCCACGCCACTCCCAGCGCCGAGCGCTCCCACCGGCCGTGCGCCGGCGACGACCCCCACCGTCGACAAGCGCGGCCACCGCACAGCAGCCGACGCCACCGGGGCTCCCGCACCGGCCGGCGAGACAGCCGTCGCCCTCACCGTTGCCGTCGCGGGCGCCTCCGTGGCCGCGAACGCCGCCGCCCCCGCGACGCCGCCGGCTGCACGGGCCGCGCCCGGCGCGACCGGTGCGCGCGTCGTTCCCGCCCTCTCGGCGGCGACCGCGGCCACCGCGACCGGCGCGGGCCGCAGCCCAGCCGTGACGAGCGGCACGCTCCCGACGACACGCGTGACCCGCGGCCTACCCGACAGCGCACCCGGAGCCAGCCGTCCCCCGACTGCCGACACCTCCGGCGCGGCCGCGGTGCCGTCGACTGGCCGCGTGCCCGCAGCGCAGCCCTCCGGCGCACCCGCCCCCTCGCCTGCGGCGCCCGGCGCCACGCCCGTCGACACAGCTCCCGCGGTGACGGCGGCACACCCCGTGAGCCCGACCCATGCCGCCGCCGCGAGCACCGCGACGAGCGCCGCGCCGAGCGCCCCGACGGCGGGCGCGGGGGCCGTACCTGGGACCCCGGCGCCCCCCGCGACCCGGCTCGAGGCGGGTGCGCCATCACCGACGACGTCCGCCCCGGCGACCGGCGCCGCCGCCGGCACGAACGAGCTGCCGGGGGTCGCGAGCCAGTTGATGAGCGTGCTCAGCCCCGTCCGCCACGGCACCGACGGCACCCAGTCGCTCACGATCGCCCTCCACCCCGAGGGCCTCGGGACGGTGCGGGCGACGGTGACCGTCGACAACGACCAGCTCGTCGTGCGCCTCGCACCTACCTCGGCGGCGGGTGAGTCGGCGATCCGCGCCGCGCTCCCCGACCTGCACAGCGGGCTGAACGGCGACAGCGCGCGCCCCGCTGTCGTGGTGCTGCAGAGCGGCACCTCCGGGGGCGGCGGCGGCGCGGCCAGCGGCGGCGGAAGCGGCGCCTTCGACGGCCAGCGAGCCCCCGACGCCGCGCCGGCTTCCCGCCCGGCGGGCGCCTCGCCGGCCCCGGGTCAGGCGACCGCCGCGCCGGCCAGCCACACGACCATACCTTCCGGAGGCCGCTCCAGCCTCCTCGACCTGCGGCTCTAG
- a CDS encoding flagellar hook capping FlgD N-terminal domain-containing protein, with amino-acid sequence MTIPTVDSQTSGAAASGSSSSPSTSSAEVSQLSNPQLFLKLLIAELQNQNPTNPMDPSAILQQTSELSNVEAMNSMTGQMSDVQATGLLGHTVTVKSGGAGGTPLVGTVSAINLSATGQPTLTVSGASAPVSLSDITQVA; translated from the coding sequence ATGACGATCCCTACCGTGGACTCCCAGACGAGCGGTGCCGCCGCGAGCGGTTCCTCCTCGTCGCCGAGCACCTCCTCCGCGGAGGTCTCCCAGCTCTCTAACCCCCAGCTCTTCCTGAAGCTGCTGATCGCGGAGCTGCAGAACCAGAACCCCACGAACCCGATGGACCCCTCCGCGATCCTGCAGCAGACCTCCGAGCTCTCCAACGTCGAGGCGATGAACTCGATGACGGGCCAGATGAGCGACGTGCAGGCGACGGGCCTTCTCGGACACACCGTCACCGTCAAGTCCGGGGGAGCCGGGGGGACCCCCCTCGTCGGGACCGTCTCGGCGATCAACCTCTCCGCGACCGGGCAACCGACCCTCACCGTGAGCGGCGCCTCGGCGCCGGTCTCCCTCTCCGACATCACGCAAGTCGCCTGA
- a CDS encoding FliH/SctL family protein → MLRGGDAACLARAAVTTPLSEVTLSFPDAVPAHHDTPAPAVDAAAAAYAKGLAAGRAEAEAESAQAASLRHEAALAKLTTSLIQSAQALSTSREAMLDELLSEISELVLALVRELIGAELALHEEPARSAIKRALRFAPPDTDLVVRLHPSAEIAAWELESLVAGRRIRVVEDDRVEPEGCILEVGAATIDAQIAPALERLRDALLHLHAGRDFEEVG, encoded by the coding sequence GTGCTGCGCGGCGGCGACGCGGCGTGCCTCGCGCGCGCCGCCGTCACGACGCCCTTGAGCGAGGTCACCCTCTCGTTCCCCGACGCCGTTCCCGCCCACCACGACACGCCCGCCCCCGCCGTTGACGCGGCCGCCGCCGCCTACGCGAAGGGCCTCGCCGCCGGCCGCGCCGAGGCCGAGGCCGAGAGCGCGCAGGCCGCGTCGCTGCGCCACGAGGCCGCCCTCGCCAAGCTCACGACGAGCCTGATCCAGAGCGCCCAGGCGCTGTCGACGAGCCGCGAGGCGATGCTCGACGAGCTCCTCTCCGAGATCAGCGAGCTCGTCCTCGCCCTCGTCCGCGAGCTCATCGGCGCCGAGCTGGCGCTGCACGAAGAGCCCGCCCGCAGCGCCATCAAGCGGGCGCTGCGCTTCGCGCCCCCCGACACCGACCTCGTCGTCCGCCTCCACCCGAGCGCGGAGATCGCCGCCTGGGAGCTCGAGTCCCTCGTCGCCGGGCGGCGGATCCGCGTCGTCGAGGACGACCGCGTCGAGCCCGAGGGGTGCATCCTCGAGGTCGGCGCGGCGACGATCGACGCGCAGATCGCGCCCGCCCTCGAGCGCCTGCGCGACGCCCTCCTGCACCTGCACGCCGGGCGCGACTTCGAGGAGGTCGGATGA
- a CDS encoding FliM/FliN family flagellar motor switch protein gives MSEEHGARAGAAVLEDDSTRIRLFDFSRQETIERGRLRLLRPMLEAVAGRVTSTLSSDVRQVVHVTLPDELVQSSWEDYAPTLPDPTYVSTAIISPAERRFVLHLPVGLAFLIVDYSLGGDGLVQPEREDLTDIERALLRPLVTDLWRDSIVPALSSFLELGVSSVQTSNSPIFVQVGRPGEICLIAELGVTLADSEPYTVALAMPVSAVNPVIESVERAQSGEATDANEATVAQVERRLQLVPVELLVSYPSVRFTPSELVGLHPGDVLPLRPRFDDGPDVLELLVGDACYAHGVLVEDGRNLAVSVTTIEERTQ, from the coding sequence GTGAGCGAGGAGCACGGCGCCCGCGCCGGCGCCGCGGTGCTGGAGGACGACTCGACGCGCATCCGCCTCTTCGACTTCTCCCGCCAAGAGACGATCGAGCGCGGCCGCCTGCGCCTGCTGCGGCCGATGCTCGAGGCCGTCGCCGGACGGGTCACCTCGACCCTCTCCTCCGACGTCCGCCAGGTTGTGCACGTCACCCTCCCCGACGAGCTCGTGCAGAGCTCCTGGGAGGACTACGCGCCGACGCTTCCCGACCCGACGTACGTCTCGACGGCGATCATCTCCCCCGCCGAGCGGCGCTTCGTCCTGCACCTCCCCGTCGGCCTCGCCTTCCTCATCGTCGACTACAGCCTCGGCGGCGACGGCCTCGTGCAGCCGGAGCGCGAGGACCTCACCGACATCGAGCGGGCGCTGCTCCGCCCGCTCGTCACCGACCTCTGGCGGGACTCGATCGTCCCCGCGCTGTCGAGCTTCCTCGAACTCGGCGTCTCCTCGGTGCAGACCTCCAACAGCCCGATCTTCGTGCAGGTCGGCCGCCCCGGCGAAATCTGTCTGATCGCCGAGCTGGGAGTGACCCTCGCCGACTCCGAGCCCTACACCGTGGCGCTCGCGATGCCGGTCTCGGCGGTGAACCCGGTGATCGAGAGCGTCGAGCGCGCCCAGTCCGGCGAGGCCACCGATGCCAACGAGGCGACCGTCGCGCAGGTCGAGCGCCGCCTGCAGCTCGTCCCCGTCGAGCTCCTCGTCTCGTATCCCTCCGTGCGCTTCACCCCCTCCGAGCTCGTCGGGCTGCACCCCGGCGACGTCCTCCCCCTCCGCCCGCGCTTCGACGACGGCCCCGACGTCCTCGAGCTGCTCGTCGGCGACGCCTGCTACGCGCACGGCGTCCTCGTCGAGGACGGGCGGAACCTCGCCGTCAGCGTCACCACCATCGAAGAGAGGACCCAATGA